A stretch of the Pan troglodytes isolate AG18354 chromosome 20, NHGRI_mPanTro3-v2.0_pri, whole genome shotgun sequence genome encodes the following:
- the DMPK gene encoding myotonin-protein kinase isoform X14, with protein sequence MSAEVRLRRLQQLVLDPGFLGLEPLLDLLLGVHQELGASELAQDKYVADFLQWAEPIVVRLKEVRLQRDDFEILKVIGRGAFSEVAVVKMKQTGQVYAMKIMNKWDMLKRGEVSCFREERDVLVNGDRRWITQLHFAFQDENYLYLVMEYYVGGDLLTLLSKFGERIPAEMARFYLAEIVMAIDSVHRLGYVHRDIKPDNILLDRCGHIRLADFGSCLKLRADGTVRSLVAVGTPDYLSPEILQAVGGGPGTGSYGPECDWWALGVFAYEMFYGQTPFYADSTAETYGKIVHYKEHLSLPLVDEGVPEEARDFIQRLLCPPETRLGRGGAGDFRTHPFFFGLDWDGLRDSVPPFTPDFEGATDTCNFDLVEDGLTAMETLSDIREGAPLGVHLPFVGYSYSCMALRDSEVPGPTPMELEAEQLLEPHVQAPSLEPSVSPQDETAEVAVPAAVPAAEAEAEVTLRELQEALEEEVLTRQSLSREMEAIRTDNQNFASQLREAEARNRDLEAHVRQLQERMELLQAEGATAVTGVPSPRATDPPSHVPRPGLSEALSLLLFAVVLSRAAALGCIGLVAHAGQLTAVWRRPGAARAP encoded by the exons ATGTCAGCCGAGGTGCGGCTGAGGCGGCTCCAGCAGCTGGTGTTGGACCCGGGCTTCCTGGGGCTGGAGCCCCTGCTCGACCTTCTCCTGGGCGTCCACCAGGAGCTGGGCGCCTCCGAACTGGCCCAGGACAAGTACGTGGCCGACTTCTTGCAGTGGG cGGAGCCCATCGTGGTGAGGCTTAAGGAGGTCCGACTGCAGAGGGACGACTTCGAGATTCTGAAGGTGATCGGACGCGGAGCGTTCAGCGAG GTAGCGGTAGTGAAGATGAAGCAGACGGGCCAGGTGTATGCCATGAAGATCATGAACAAGTGGGACATGCTGAAGAGGGGCGAG GTGTCGTGCTTCCGTGAGGAGAGGGACGTGTTGGTGAATGGGGACCGGCGGTGGATCACGCAGCTGCACTTCGCCTTCCAGGATGAGAACTACCTG TACCTGGTCATGGAGTATTACGTGGGCGGGGACCTGCTGACACTGCTGAGCAAGTTTGGGGAGCGGATTCCGGCCGAGATGGCGCGCTTCTACCTGGCGGAGATTGTCATGGCCATAGACTCGGTGCACCGGCTTGGCTACGTGCACAG GGACATCAAACCCGACAACATCCTGCTGGACCGCTGTGGCCACATCCGCCTGGCCGACTTCGGCTCTTGCCTCAAGCTGCGGGCAGATGGAACG GTGCGGTCGCTGGTGGCTGTGGGCACCCCAGACTACCTGTCCCCCGAGATCCTGCAGGCTGTGGGCGGTGGGCCTGGGACAGGCAGCTACGGGCCCGAGTGTGACTGGTGGGCGCTGGGTGTATTCGCCTATGAAATGTTCTATGGGCAGACGCCCTTCTACGCGGATTCCACGGCGGAGACCTATGGCAAGATCGTCCACTACAAG GAGCACCTCTCTCTGCCGCTGGTGGACGAAGGGGTCCCTGAGGAGGCTCGAGACTTCATTCAGCGGTTGCTGTGTCCCCCGGAGACACGGCTGGGCCGGGGTGGAGCAGGCGACTTCCGGACACATCCCTTCTTCTTTGGCCTCGACTGGGATGGTCTCCGGGACAGCGTGCCCCCCTTTACACCGGATTTCGAAGGTGCCACCGACACATGCAACTTCGACTTGGTGGAGGACGGGCTCACTGCCATG GAGACACTGTCGGACATTCGGGAAGGTGCGCCGCTAGGGGTCCACCTGCCTTTCGTGGGCTACTCCTACTCCTGCATGGCCCTCAG ggACAGTGAGGTCCCAGGCCCCACACCCATGGAACTGGAGGCCGAGCAGCTGCTTGAGCCACACGTGCAAGCGCCCAGCCTGGAGCCCTCGGTGTCCCCACAGGATGAAACA GCTGAAGTGGCAGTTCCAGCGGCTGTCCCTGCGGCAGAGGCTGAGGCCGAGGTGACGCTGCGGGAGCTCCAGGaagccctggaggaggaggtgctCACCCGGCAGAGCCTGAGccgggagatggaggccatcCGCACGGACAACCAGAACTTCGCCAG TCAACTACGCGAGGCAGAGGCTCGGAACCGGGACCTAGAGGCACACGTCCGGCAGCTGCAGGAGCGGATGGAGTTGCTGCAGGCAGAGGGAGCCACAG cTGTCACGGGGGTCCCCAGTCCCCGGGCCACGGATCCACCTTCCCAT GTCCCTAGGCCTGGCCTATCGGAGGCGCTTTCCCTGCTCCTGTTCGCCGTTGTTCTGTCTCGTGCCGCCGCCCTGGGCTGCATTGGGTTGGTGGCCCACGCCGGCCAACTCACCGCAGTCTGGCGCCGCCCAGGAGCCGCCCGCGCTCCCTGA
- the DMPK gene encoding myotonin-protein kinase isoform X6, producing MGGQFWPPEPYTVFMWGSPWEADSPRVKLRGREKGRQTEGGAFPLVSSALSGDPRFFSPTPPPAEPIVVRLKEVRLQRDDFEILKVIGRGAFSEVAVVKMKQTGQVYAMKIMNKWDMLKRGEVSCFREERDVLVNGDRRWITQLHFAFQDENYLYLVMEYYVGGDLLTLLSKFGERIPAEMARFYLAEIVMAIDSVHRLGYVHRDIKPDNILLDRCGHIRLADFGSCLKLRADGTVRSLVAVGTPDYLSPEILQAVGGGPGTGSYGPECDWWALGVFAYEMFYGQTPFYADSTAETYGKIVHYKEHLSLPLVDEGVPEEARDFIQRLLCPPETRLGRGGAGDFRTHPFFFGLDWDGLRDSVPPFTPDFEGATDTCNFDLVEDGLTAMETLSDIREGAPLGVHLPFVGYSYSCMALRDSEVPGPTPMELEAEQLLEPHVQAPSLEPSVSPQDETAEVAVPAAVPAAEAEAEVTLRELQEALEEEVLTRQSLSREMEAIRTDNQNFASQLREAEARNRDLEAHVRQLQERMELLQAEGATAVTGVPSPRATDPPSHLDGPPAVAVGQCPLVGPGPMHRRHLLLPARVPRPGLSEALSLLLFAVVLSRAAALGCIGLVAHAGQLTAVWRRPGAARAP from the exons ATGGGAGGGCAGTTTTGGCCCCCAGAACCTTACACGGTGTTTATGTGGGGAAGCCCCTGGGAAGCAGACAGTCCTAGGGTGaagctgagaggcagagagaaggggagacagACAGAGGGTGGGGCTTTCCCCCTTGTCTCCAGTGCCCTTTCTGGTGACCCTCGGTTCttttcccccaccccccccccagcGGAGCCCATCGTGGTGAGGCTTAAGGAGGTCCGACTGCAGAGGGACGACTTCGAGATTCTGAAGGTGATCGGACGCGGAGCGTTCAGCGAG GTAGCGGTAGTGAAGATGAAGCAGACGGGCCAGGTGTATGCCATGAAGATCATGAACAAGTGGGACATGCTGAAGAGGGGCGAG GTGTCGTGCTTCCGTGAGGAGAGGGACGTGTTGGTGAATGGGGACCGGCGGTGGATCACGCAGCTGCACTTCGCCTTCCAGGATGAGAACTACCTG TACCTGGTCATGGAGTATTACGTGGGCGGGGACCTGCTGACACTGCTGAGCAAGTTTGGGGAGCGGATTCCGGCCGAGATGGCGCGCTTCTACCTGGCGGAGATTGTCATGGCCATAGACTCGGTGCACCGGCTTGGCTACGTGCACAG GGACATCAAACCCGACAACATCCTGCTGGACCGCTGTGGCCACATCCGCCTGGCCGACTTCGGCTCTTGCCTCAAGCTGCGGGCAGATGGAACG GTGCGGTCGCTGGTGGCTGTGGGCACCCCAGACTACCTGTCCCCCGAGATCCTGCAGGCTGTGGGCGGTGGGCCTGGGACAGGCAGCTACGGGCCCGAGTGTGACTGGTGGGCGCTGGGTGTATTCGCCTATGAAATGTTCTATGGGCAGACGCCCTTCTACGCGGATTCCACGGCGGAGACCTATGGCAAGATCGTCCACTACAAG GAGCACCTCTCTCTGCCGCTGGTGGACGAAGGGGTCCCTGAGGAGGCTCGAGACTTCATTCAGCGGTTGCTGTGTCCCCCGGAGACACGGCTGGGCCGGGGTGGAGCAGGCGACTTCCGGACACATCCCTTCTTCTTTGGCCTCGACTGGGATGGTCTCCGGGACAGCGTGCCCCCCTTTACACCGGATTTCGAAGGTGCCACCGACACATGCAACTTCGACTTGGTGGAGGACGGGCTCACTGCCATG GAGACACTGTCGGACATTCGGGAAGGTGCGCCGCTAGGGGTCCACCTGCCTTTCGTGGGCTACTCCTACTCCTGCATGGCCCTCAG ggACAGTGAGGTCCCAGGCCCCACACCCATGGAACTGGAGGCCGAGCAGCTGCTTGAGCCACACGTGCAAGCGCCCAGCCTGGAGCCCTCGGTGTCCCCACAGGATGAAACA GCTGAAGTGGCAGTTCCAGCGGCTGTCCCTGCGGCAGAGGCTGAGGCCGAGGTGACGCTGCGGGAGCTCCAGGaagccctggaggaggaggtgctCACCCGGCAGAGCCTGAGccgggagatggaggccatcCGCACGGACAACCAGAACTTCGCCAG TCAACTACGCGAGGCAGAGGCTCGGAACCGGGACCTAGAGGCACACGTCCGGCAGCTGCAGGAGCGGATGGAGTTGCTGCAGGCAGAGGGAGCCACAG cTGTCACGGGGGTCCCCAGTCCCCGGGCCACGGATCCACCTTCCCAT CTAGATGGCCCCCCGGCCGTGGCTGTGGGCCAGTGCCCGCTGGTGGGGCCAGGCCCCATGCACCGCCGCCACCTGCTGCTCCCTGCCAGG GTCCCTAGGCCTGGCCTATCGGAGGCGCTTTCCCTGCTCCTGTTCGCCGTTGTTCTGTCTCGTGCCGCCGCCCTGGGCTGCATTGGGTTGGTGGCCCACGCCGGCCAACTCACCGCAGTCTGGCGCCGCCCAGGAGCCGCCCGCGCTCCCTGA
- the DMPK gene encoding myotonin-protein kinase isoform X16, with product MKQTGQVYAMKIMNKWDMLKRGEVSCFREERDVLVNGDRRWITQLHFAFQDENYLYLVMEYYVGGDLLTLLSKFGERIPAEMARFYLAEIVMAIDSVHRLGYVHRDIKPDNILLDRCGHIRLADFGSCLKLRADGTVRSLVAVGTPDYLSPEILQAVGGGPGTGSYGPECDWWALGVFAYEMFYGQTPFYADSTAETYGKIVHYKEHLSLPLVDEGVPEEARDFIQRLLCPPETRLGRGGAGDFRTHPFFFGLDWDGLRDSVPPFTPDFEGATDTCNFDLVEDGLTAMETLSDIREGAPLGVHLPFVGYSYSCMALRDSEVPGPTPMELEAEQLLEPHVQAPSLEPSVSPQDETAEVAVPAAVPAAEAEAEVTLRELQEALEEEVLTRQSLSREMEAIRTDNQNFASQLREAEARNRDLEAHVRQLQERMELLQAEGATAVTGVPSPRATDPPSHLDGPPAVAVGQCPLVGPGPMHRRHLLLPARVPRPGLSEALSLLLFAVVLSRAAALGCIGLVAHAGQLTAVWRRPGAARAP from the exons ATGAAGCAGACGGGCCAGGTGTATGCCATGAAGATCATGAACAAGTGGGACATGCTGAAGAGGGGCGAG GTGTCGTGCTTCCGTGAGGAGAGGGACGTGTTGGTGAATGGGGACCGGCGGTGGATCACGCAGCTGCACTTCGCCTTCCAGGATGAGAACTACCTG TACCTGGTCATGGAGTATTACGTGGGCGGGGACCTGCTGACACTGCTGAGCAAGTTTGGGGAGCGGATTCCGGCCGAGATGGCGCGCTTCTACCTGGCGGAGATTGTCATGGCCATAGACTCGGTGCACCGGCTTGGCTACGTGCACAG GGACATCAAACCCGACAACATCCTGCTGGACCGCTGTGGCCACATCCGCCTGGCCGACTTCGGCTCTTGCCTCAAGCTGCGGGCAGATGGAACG GTGCGGTCGCTGGTGGCTGTGGGCACCCCAGACTACCTGTCCCCCGAGATCCTGCAGGCTGTGGGCGGTGGGCCTGGGACAGGCAGCTACGGGCCCGAGTGTGACTGGTGGGCGCTGGGTGTATTCGCCTATGAAATGTTCTATGGGCAGACGCCCTTCTACGCGGATTCCACGGCGGAGACCTATGGCAAGATCGTCCACTACAAG GAGCACCTCTCTCTGCCGCTGGTGGACGAAGGGGTCCCTGAGGAGGCTCGAGACTTCATTCAGCGGTTGCTGTGTCCCCCGGAGACACGGCTGGGCCGGGGTGGAGCAGGCGACTTCCGGACACATCCCTTCTTCTTTGGCCTCGACTGGGATGGTCTCCGGGACAGCGTGCCCCCCTTTACACCGGATTTCGAAGGTGCCACCGACACATGCAACTTCGACTTGGTGGAGGACGGGCTCACTGCCATG GAGACACTGTCGGACATTCGGGAAGGTGCGCCGCTAGGGGTCCACCTGCCTTTCGTGGGCTACTCCTACTCCTGCATGGCCCTCAG ggACAGTGAGGTCCCAGGCCCCACACCCATGGAACTGGAGGCCGAGCAGCTGCTTGAGCCACACGTGCAAGCGCCCAGCCTGGAGCCCTCGGTGTCCCCACAGGATGAAACA GCTGAAGTGGCAGTTCCAGCGGCTGTCCCTGCGGCAGAGGCTGAGGCCGAGGTGACGCTGCGGGAGCTCCAGGaagccctggaggaggaggtgctCACCCGGCAGAGCCTGAGccgggagatggaggccatcCGCACGGACAACCAGAACTTCGCCAG TCAACTACGCGAGGCAGAGGCTCGGAACCGGGACCTAGAGGCACACGTCCGGCAGCTGCAGGAGCGGATGGAGTTGCTGCAGGCAGAGGGAGCCACAG cTGTCACGGGGGTCCCCAGTCCCCGGGCCACGGATCCACCTTCCCAT CTAGATGGCCCCCCGGCCGTGGCTGTGGGCCAGTGCCCGCTGGTGGGGCCAGGCCCCATGCACCGCCGCCACCTGCTGCTCCCTGCCAGG GTCCCTAGGCCTGGCCTATCGGAGGCGCTTTCCCTGCTCCTGTTCGCCGTTGTTCTGTCTCGTGCCGCCGCCCTGGGCTGCATTGGGTTGGTGGCCCACGCCGGCCAACTCACCGCAGTCTGGCGCCGCCCAGGAGCCGCCCGCGCTCCCTGA
- the DMPK gene encoding myotonin-protein kinase isoform X12, whose translation MSAEVRLRRLQQLVLDPGFLGLEPLLDLLLGVHQELGASELAQDKYVADFLQWAEPIVVRLKEVRLQRDDFEILKVIGRGAFSEVAVVKMKQTGQVYAMKIMNKWDMLKRGEVSCFREERDVLVNGDRRWITQLHFAFQDENYLYLVMEYYVGGDLLTLLSKFGERIPAEMARFYLAEIVMAIDSVHRLGYVHRDIKPDNILLDRCGHIRLADFGSCLKLRADGTVRSLVAVGTPDYLSPEILQAVGGGPGTGSYGPECDWWALGVFAYEMFYGQTPFYADSTAETYGKIVHYKEHLSLPLVDEGVPEEARDFIQRLLCPPETRLGRGGAGDFRTHPFFFGLDWDGLRDSVPPFTPDFEGATDTCNFDLVEDGLTAMETLSDIREGAPLGVHLPFVGYSYSCMALRDSEVPGPTPMELEAEQLLEPHVQAPSLEPSVSPQDETAEVAVPAAVPAAEAEAEVTLRELQEALEEEVLTRQSLSREMEAIRTDNQNFASQLREAEARNRDLEAHVRQLQERMELLQAEGATAVTGVPSPRATDPPSHLDGPPAVAVGQCPLVGPGPMHRRHLLLPARVPRPGLSEALSLLLFAVVLSRAAALGCIGLVAHAGQLTAVWRRPGAARAP comes from the exons ATGTCAGCCGAGGTGCGGCTGAGGCGGCTCCAGCAGCTGGTGTTGGACCCGGGCTTCCTGGGGCTGGAGCCCCTGCTCGACCTTCTCCTGGGCGTCCACCAGGAGCTGGGCGCCTCCGAACTGGCCCAGGACAAGTACGTGGCCGACTTCTTGCAGTGGG cGGAGCCCATCGTGGTGAGGCTTAAGGAGGTCCGACTGCAGAGGGACGACTTCGAGATTCTGAAGGTGATCGGACGCGGAGCGTTCAGCGAG GTAGCGGTAGTGAAGATGAAGCAGACGGGCCAGGTGTATGCCATGAAGATCATGAACAAGTGGGACATGCTGAAGAGGGGCGAG GTGTCGTGCTTCCGTGAGGAGAGGGACGTGTTGGTGAATGGGGACCGGCGGTGGATCACGCAGCTGCACTTCGCCTTCCAGGATGAGAACTACCTG TACCTGGTCATGGAGTATTACGTGGGCGGGGACCTGCTGACACTGCTGAGCAAGTTTGGGGAGCGGATTCCGGCCGAGATGGCGCGCTTCTACCTGGCGGAGATTGTCATGGCCATAGACTCGGTGCACCGGCTTGGCTACGTGCACAG GGACATCAAACCCGACAACATCCTGCTGGACCGCTGTGGCCACATCCGCCTGGCCGACTTCGGCTCTTGCCTCAAGCTGCGGGCAGATGGAACG GTGCGGTCGCTGGTGGCTGTGGGCACCCCAGACTACCTGTCCCCCGAGATCCTGCAGGCTGTGGGCGGTGGGCCTGGGACAGGCAGCTACGGGCCCGAGTGTGACTGGTGGGCGCTGGGTGTATTCGCCTATGAAATGTTCTATGGGCAGACGCCCTTCTACGCGGATTCCACGGCGGAGACCTATGGCAAGATCGTCCACTACAAG GAGCACCTCTCTCTGCCGCTGGTGGACGAAGGGGTCCCTGAGGAGGCTCGAGACTTCATTCAGCGGTTGCTGTGTCCCCCGGAGACACGGCTGGGCCGGGGTGGAGCAGGCGACTTCCGGACACATCCCTTCTTCTTTGGCCTCGACTGGGATGGTCTCCGGGACAGCGTGCCCCCCTTTACACCGGATTTCGAAGGTGCCACCGACACATGCAACTTCGACTTGGTGGAGGACGGGCTCACTGCCATG GAGACACTGTCGGACATTCGGGAAGGTGCGCCGCTAGGGGTCCACCTGCCTTTCGTGGGCTACTCCTACTCCTGCATGGCCCTCAG ggACAGTGAGGTCCCAGGCCCCACACCCATGGAACTGGAGGCCGAGCAGCTGCTTGAGCCACACGTGCAAGCGCCCAGCCTGGAGCCCTCGGTGTCCCCACAGGATGAAACA GCTGAAGTGGCAGTTCCAGCGGCTGTCCCTGCGGCAGAGGCTGAGGCCGAGGTGACGCTGCGGGAGCTCCAGGaagccctggaggaggaggtgctCACCCGGCAGAGCCTGAGccgggagatggaggccatcCGCACGGACAACCAGAACTTCGCCAG TCAACTACGCGAGGCAGAGGCTCGGAACCGGGACCTAGAGGCACACGTCCGGCAGCTGCAGGAGCGGATGGAGTTGCTGCAGGCAGAGGGAGCCACAG cTGTCACGGGGGTCCCCAGTCCCCGGGCCACGGATCCACCTTCCCAT CTAGATGGCCCCCCGGCCGTGGCTGTGGGCCAGTGCCCGCTGGTGGGGCCAGGCCCCATGCACCGCCGCCACCTGCTGCTCCCTGCCAGG GTCCCTAGGCCTGGCCTATCGGAGGCGCTTTCCCTGCTCCTGTTCGCCGTTGTTCTGTCTCGTGCCGCCGCCCTGGGCTGCATTGGGTTGGTGGCCCACGCCGGCCAACTCACCGCAGTCTGGCGCCGCCCAGGAGCCGCCCGCGCTCCCTGA
- the DMPK gene encoding myotonin-protein kinase isoform X5 has protein sequence MGGQFWPPEPYTVFMWGSPWEADSPRVKLRGREKGRQTEGGAFPLVSSALSGDPRFFSPTPPPAEPIVVRLKEVRLQRDDFEILKVIGRGAFSEVAVVKMKQTGQVYAMKIMNKWDMLKRGEVSCFREERDVLVNGDRRWITQLHFAFQDENYLYLVMEYYVGGDLLTLLSKFGERIPAEMARFYLAEIVMAIDSVHRLGYVHRDIKPDNILLDRCGHIRLADFGSCLKLRADGTVRSLVAVGTPDYLSPEILQAVGGGPGTGSYGPECDWWALGVFAYEMFYGQTPFYADSTAETYGKIVHYKEHLSLPLVDEGVPEEARDFIQRLLCPPETRLGRGGAGDFRTHPFFFGLDWDGLRDSVPPFTPDFEGATDTCNFDLVEDGLTAMVSGGGETLSDIREGAPLGVHLPFVGYSYSCMALRDSEVPGPTPMELEAEQLLEPHVQAPSLEPSVSPQDETAEVAVPAAVPAAEAEAEVTLRELQEALEEEVLTRQSLSREMEAIRTDNQNFASQLREAEARNRDLEAHVRQLQERMELLQAEGATAVTGVPSPRATDPPSHLDGPPAVAVGQCPLVGPGPMHRRHLLLPARVPRPGLSEALSLLLFAVVLSRAAALGCIGLVAHAGQLTAVWRRPGAARAP, from the exons ATGGGAGGGCAGTTTTGGCCCCCAGAACCTTACACGGTGTTTATGTGGGGAAGCCCCTGGGAAGCAGACAGTCCTAGGGTGaagctgagaggcagagagaaggggagacagACAGAGGGTGGGGCTTTCCCCCTTGTCTCCAGTGCCCTTTCTGGTGACCCTCGGTTCttttcccccaccccccccccagcGGAGCCCATCGTGGTGAGGCTTAAGGAGGTCCGACTGCAGAGGGACGACTTCGAGATTCTGAAGGTGATCGGACGCGGAGCGTTCAGCGAG GTAGCGGTAGTGAAGATGAAGCAGACGGGCCAGGTGTATGCCATGAAGATCATGAACAAGTGGGACATGCTGAAGAGGGGCGAG GTGTCGTGCTTCCGTGAGGAGAGGGACGTGTTGGTGAATGGGGACCGGCGGTGGATCACGCAGCTGCACTTCGCCTTCCAGGATGAGAACTACCTG TACCTGGTCATGGAGTATTACGTGGGCGGGGACCTGCTGACACTGCTGAGCAAGTTTGGGGAGCGGATTCCGGCCGAGATGGCGCGCTTCTACCTGGCGGAGATTGTCATGGCCATAGACTCGGTGCACCGGCTTGGCTACGTGCACAG GGACATCAAACCCGACAACATCCTGCTGGACCGCTGTGGCCACATCCGCCTGGCCGACTTCGGCTCTTGCCTCAAGCTGCGGGCAGATGGAACG GTGCGGTCGCTGGTGGCTGTGGGCACCCCAGACTACCTGTCCCCCGAGATCCTGCAGGCTGTGGGCGGTGGGCCTGGGACAGGCAGCTACGGGCCCGAGTGTGACTGGTGGGCGCTGGGTGTATTCGCCTATGAAATGTTCTATGGGCAGACGCCCTTCTACGCGGATTCCACGGCGGAGACCTATGGCAAGATCGTCCACTACAAG GAGCACCTCTCTCTGCCGCTGGTGGACGAAGGGGTCCCTGAGGAGGCTCGAGACTTCATTCAGCGGTTGCTGTGTCCCCCGGAGACACGGCTGGGCCGGGGTGGAGCAGGCGACTTCCGGACACATCCCTTCTTCTTTGGCCTCGACTGGGATGGTCTCCGGGACAGCGTGCCCCCCTTTACACCGGATTTCGAAGGTGCCACCGACACATGCAACTTCGACTTGGTGGAGGACGGGCTCACTGCCATGGTGAGCGGGGGCGGG GAGACACTGTCGGACATTCGGGAAGGTGCGCCGCTAGGGGTCCACCTGCCTTTCGTGGGCTACTCCTACTCCTGCATGGCCCTCAG ggACAGTGAGGTCCCAGGCCCCACACCCATGGAACTGGAGGCCGAGCAGCTGCTTGAGCCACACGTGCAAGCGCCCAGCCTGGAGCCCTCGGTGTCCCCACAGGATGAAACA GCTGAAGTGGCAGTTCCAGCGGCTGTCCCTGCGGCAGAGGCTGAGGCCGAGGTGACGCTGCGGGAGCTCCAGGaagccctggaggaggaggtgctCACCCGGCAGAGCCTGAGccgggagatggaggccatcCGCACGGACAACCAGAACTTCGCCAG TCAACTACGCGAGGCAGAGGCTCGGAACCGGGACCTAGAGGCACACGTCCGGCAGCTGCAGGAGCGGATGGAGTTGCTGCAGGCAGAGGGAGCCACAG cTGTCACGGGGGTCCCCAGTCCCCGGGCCACGGATCCACCTTCCCAT CTAGATGGCCCCCCGGCCGTGGCTGTGGGCCAGTGCCCGCTGGTGGGGCCAGGCCCCATGCACCGCCGCCACCTGCTGCTCCCTGCCAGG GTCCCTAGGCCTGGCCTATCGGAGGCGCTTTCCCTGCTCCTGTTCGCCGTTGTTCTGTCTCGTGCCGCCGCCCTGGGCTGCATTGGGTTGGTGGCCCACGCCGGCCAACTCACCGCAGTCTGGCGCCGCCCAGGAGCCGCCCGCGCTCCCTGA